In the Planctomycetaceae bacterium genome, TTTACCCGCACGGAAATCGTCAGCGACAGCTCGGCGATTTCTGCAGGCGACACGAAAATCGTCGACGGCACCGAACTGGGGCTCGCCGGCTATTTCGGCACATTTGTCTCACAATTGCCTGTGGTGTTTGCCCGCGTGAAACAACAGCGGCCCGATGTCGCGGAAGGTGAGTTCACGGATAAACTGCTGGTAATTCAGTCAGAAGGTCGCATCCGGCCGGGCGACGAATTTCTGGTAAAGACGAATCCGGCCTGCGTGCTGATTGTTTCCCGATCCGATCGCATACGCTCTCAGGCCGTGTCTCAGCCGGATGACTCCGCACCTCAGCGAGCGACCGCGATGATATCGACAGACGTCGCTAACAGGCTGGCTTCACACTGCGGAGCCAGCGATCGGCTGTTTACCGACGACGATCCCGGCAGCAATCTGGTTGTCACATCGTCTGTCCGAATCGACTGCAGCCTGTCAATTGAACGTGAGTCCGTTGACGTTCCAAATGTCGTCGGCTGGTACCCCGGTAGCGATGAATCGGTACGGAATGAACACGTCTGCATCGGCGCTCATCTGGATCATCTGGGCGAGCAGCAGGGGAGCGTCTATCCGGGAGCGGACGACAACGGCTCCGGATCAACCGCCCTGCTGCAGCTCGCGAAGGCGATTCATGTGAATCCGCAGAAGCCAAAACGCAGTGTTCTGCTGCTGGCATTCTGCGCTGAAGAACGCGGGCTGCTGGGTTCGCGGTATTACGCCGACCACCCGCTGCGTCCGTTGAGCGACATGATCTGCATGCTGAATATCGACATGGTCGGCCGCAATGAAGAGTCTGACACCGAAGCCGCTGCCGACAACACAAACACCATTCATCTGGTCGGCAGCAAACGCCTTTCCGACGACCTGCATGACCTGACCCTGCAGGCCAACCGCTGCGTGAACTTCGTGTTCGAATACGATGAGGAAGATGTCTACACTCGCAGCGATCATGCGTCCTTCGCGAAGCAGGGAGTGCCGGTGACGTTTCTGTTCGGCGGGTTCAACCCTCACTATCACAAGCCGACGGATACTCTGGACGGCATCAATTTTTGCAAGATCGCCAACTGTGCCCGGCTCGATTATCTGACTCTGATGATGGCGGCCGAGCACGGTCATTTCGCCAGGAAGGAATCTGACGACAAGGCTGGCGATTCCGCGTCCGAATAGCGAAAGTCCGTGGCTGAACCGGCCGGCGATTCTCTCACCCCGGCCATCCGCTGCCGCGGCCTTCTCAGCGTGTTGAAATCCCGGGTATTCGCAGGAACAGATCGTGCAAATCTCTCTGATACAGACCGATGTGGCATTCGCCGACAAGCCAGCCAACCTGGAAACCCTGAAGAAGCATGTCGTCAGCGAAACCGCCGGCGGAAGCAAGCTGGTGGCGTTCCCGGAATGTTTCACCACCGGCTATTGCTTCGATTCGCTGGATGAAGCCATGCAGCTCGCCGAACCAATCGAAGGTGAGACCACGCGGTTCATCACGGAACTCTGTCACGAATCGAAAAGCTTTGTGATTGTCGGCATGCTGGAACGTGACGGAGACGATCTGTTCAATGCCGCGGTACTGGTCGGACCGTCCGGCGTTGTGGGTAGCTATCGCAAGGTCCACCTGCCGTATCTGGGAGTCGATCGGTTTACGACCTACGGCAACCGTCCGTTCGAAGTTTTCGAAGCCGGCGGCGTGAACATCGGAATGCTGATTTGTTACGACGGAGGCTTTCCGGAAGCTTCGCGCGTACTGGCACTGAAAGGCGCGGACCTGATCGTTCTGCCGACGAACTGGCCACCCGGTGCGGAAACGATGTCGTGCTTTTCGACGAATTCCAGAGCCATGGAGAACGCTGTCTATTTCGCGGCTGTCAATCGCGTCGGAACGGAACGCGGGTTCTCATTCATCGGCTGCAGCCGCATCTGCGACCCGACCGGTGCGACGATGCAGGGTTCCTGCGACGACGCCGAATGCGTCATTCGCGGGACGATCGACACGACAGCGGCGCGGCAGAAGCGAATCGTCCGAGTTCCCGGACGCCATGTGATTGACCGCATGGCCGACCGCCGGCCGGAAATGTACGCGGAAATCTGCGAACCCCATTCGCTGCCGCGCCCGGGACGCGATGAACCGGTTTGAGAGACACGCTGATTGACATCGGACGACCGGGAACCGGCCCGCTGCGATCCTGTCGCCGAATCACGCCGACAAGTCTTCGCCGCGTTCGTGAGTGACAAACGGAAATCGCAGGCAGAAGCCGGCATCGTGCGTCTTGTCGGGAAGCGTTGAGCAAAATACGCCGCCCAGTTCCGAAACAATCGTCTGGCAGGCATGGATGCGCGTGGCGTCGGCATCCCCTGGGCCGCCCGTCAGTTCCGGATCCAGCGTCACATTTGCCGATGCTGTCGAACGGCGTTTGGCAGCCGCTGGTTCGATCCGAAGTTCCACCACGGATGAATCCTGCCGCGTGGTGACGTGAATCGCAGTGCTTGTTTGTCCGGCTGCTGTGCCGGAACGAACGCAGCAATTCAGCAGTGCGACGATCACAAGCTGCACCAGCGAAGCGTCCGCCAGGACATCCGGAAGCGAGTCCGCCATGGTTAGTTGAACGTCCGCGGATGCCTGCCGCGCGGTCGCTTCAAACGTCTCCATGGCTGTCGTAACCATGTCATTCATGGACACTGACCGGACATTCGGCTGCCTGGCCCGAATGAAATCCCAGACTCGCCGAAAGCGGGAGGAAAGCTGCCGGCCGGCGTCGACGATCAGTCCCGCCGCGCGCCGAGCGGTGTCGGGGATCTGTCCGTCACCCAAAGCCTCACGCAGCAATTCACTGGCACCGTGAATGACAGTGACGGGCTGGCTGAGTTCGTGTACCAGAACAGATGCGATTTCGCCAAACACTGCCGAACGCTGATCCAGAGCGCACTGCAGAGATTCCTCGGGAGACAACGCCTGCAGACCCGTCGCGTCGTTGTGCGGATGAAAACACAGCACGGTGACGGGGCCACCACCGTTGTCGTCTTCACATCTTCGAGCGGAAACGTCCGTGACGATTCTGCCGGAGTCGTGCCGCTTCAGCACGCAGGGGATTCGTGCTGTCGCAACGCCATCGGAGGTCGACATCGCCTGTAGTCGCCTCAGTGCGCGCTGGCACATGTCGTCGGGAAGAAGTGCCGCAAGGGGCCAGCCACGAACATCTGTCGTCGGCGGATAACGCAGCAGTCGCAGCAGTGAGGCACTGGCCGCGACTATGGCTCCGGCGGAGACAACGACAACCGCATCGTCGCAGATCTGCAGGATCATTTCGGCCAGATCGGCGCAGCGCAAACTCGAATCAGAATCAAGCGACAGTCGGTGGGTGGTCATCTGTGGGGTGAATCCTGGATCTGAATTGCCCGTGCCGAACTGCAGTGAAGCGAGAATGGTGTGTTGATCAAATCGTCGGCATAAGACAATCAGGTCGCGCCGGGATAATAGAGTGCGCATCCGGCGGCGACAACGTGACCGCAGGAAAATCGCGATCAGGAAACTCGCGGCTTCAACGGTGTTTGGCTTCGAAGCAGGATGATTCGGTAGCACGCCGTGCATGGAACGGCCACAATGAGCACCATTCGCTTCGATGGGCAGGACTGCATCGGAGCACCACCTGACTCGCCGTGAAAGTCACTTCGGAGGTTCCTCAGCGGCGACTGCACCCCAAACCAATCACGGGAGTTTCACAGCAATGAACACATCAGATGTCACCGGGAAATCCCGTTCAGCGACAGCCTCCGGGGCAGCTTCGAATGAACTCCGGGGCACTTCGCGTCGGCGGTTTCTGGCGTCCGCCGCCGCGGGAGCAGCGGTGATCTCAGCCGCACCGCTGGCCTTCACAGCCAGCCGAACCAGTGAGGAGATCATTACCGGCGAAGGCCAACACAAGTTCCGCGTTGTTCATGCGTGGCCGCAGTTGCCGGACCGATACACCTGGCAGACAACTCACAACGTCGCCGTGGACAAAGGCGGCAACCTGTATGTCATTCACGAAGGGCGAAAGGAACAGAAGGATCACCCATCGATCTTTGTCTTCGATTCCAGCGGAAAGTTCGTGCGGGCGTTCGGCAGCCAGTTTCAGGGCGGCGGCCACGGCATTGAAGTTCGCGAAGAAGGCGGTGAGGAGTTTCTGTATGTCGCCGCTTATCAGCAGATCAAGGCGTTCGCAAAACTGACGCTGACAGGCGAAACCGTCTGGTACAAACGAGCCCCCATGGAATCCGGTGTTTACGCATCCGCCGAGGATCGCTCCACCGAAGCGGTCTGGGGCAACGACCGGTTTCTGCCGACCAATTTCGCGTTTCTGGACGACGGAGGCTTCCTGCTGGCCGATGGATACGGTTCGTTCTACATCCACCGCTATGACAGGGACGCGAACTGGGTGAGCTGCTTCGGCGGCGCCGGTGACGGTGAAGGCAAGTTCAAGACTGCCCACGGCCTGTGGGTCGACAAACGCGAAGGCCGCGAACCCACCATCGTGGTGACTGACAGAGCCCACGATACTCTGCAGATCTTCACGATGGACGGCAAGTACATCGAAACACTGACCGGCTACGGCCTCCCGGCGAACATCGACTCCTGGAAGAACCTGCTGGTTGTCCCCGAACTGAAAGCTCGCGTGACGCTGCTGGACGAAAACAACCAGGTCGTTGCGCAGCTTGGTTCCGCCATTGATCGTCTGGGCGAAGTGAAGGACCTGCGAGTAAAGCCGGACGAATGGAAGAACGGCCAGTTCGTCCATCCTCACGATGCCTGCTTCACACCGGAGGGAGACATCTTCGTCGCAGAGTGGGTCGGCACGGGCCGCGTGACAAAGCTGGAACGCGTGAGCTGAAAGGCAGGCTCTCCCTTCAGGGCTCCGCGCTCACGGAACCACCAAGGTCCGGCAGCGATCGCCCGTGTCAAGCCTGGACGATGGAACAGTCGATTGGTGAATGGTCGGGCGATACGTGATCGCGGCCGCACAACAACCGTTAGGATCCCGAACGGCCGTCGCGTCGCCGTTCGGGTTCCGGCGTTCAGCCGGGCGTCCGGTCAATTGCCTCCGGTCGATGCTCTGTCATGGCATGACAAGAATCAGCCCCACCACGACAAGTGTCTGCATGACGGTGGCTTCTTCGTTAAACGGAATCTGGTACTTCAGCTTTGGAGCACATTCGCCGGGACGGTACCAGCCGAGTGTGTATTCTCTGGCGTGCATCGGGTGCAGAGTCATCTGGTACGGCAGTCCGACCAGTTGTGTCATGAAACGGCCGCCGGACGCGAACGGCTGAACCCAGCGGTTGTAGGTGTGACCGTACCGTTCCAGCGCGGGGTCTTCAAAGTACAGCGGATTGTGCCACAGGTTGGTCGGCGCCCACTGCAGCACCGTCTGAGGCGGCCGAACAGCCACGTACTCGCCCCGATCCATGCGGTCTTCAAAGTCATCCGGCAGCGATTCTTTGGGAATGCTGCCCCAGGCATAGTCGAGTGACGGTCGAATGTCAGTGATCTTGCGGCTGAGCAGTTCCGAAGATGACTGAGCGCCGAATCGCGGTTGCTGCGCAGTGCCTGACGCGACAACCACCTTCATGCCGTAGTCATCCAGATTGTCCGGCAATACATCAACCGGTTCGTAGAATTCCACGAACATGTTGGACACGCGACGGTTCTGCTGGTTCCAGCGGACGGACTGCATGTGCCACTTCTCCGCCAGCGTCCAGGACTCCTCATCCTGCACAATCATATGGACTCGCCGGGCATGTGCCGCGGCAAACGATTCCGGGTACGCCAGCGACGAATACTCCGACACCGGAGCTGATTCCTGCGGAAGTACGGCGTCCGGGATCAGCACGGGAGCACGGAATTCGTCGTCAGGCACCGCGGACAGCGGCGGCATCAAAGGTACTCGGGACATGCGCGCGGCGGAAGGCTGTTCGACGGGCATCGACGACATCGGCGGGACAAGCGAATCGGCCAGTTCACGTGCCGTCGCTCTGCGCCGGACATCATTCGTCAGCTCCTCAGGACTTTGAGCCGGCACGCCCGGCAGGCGCCGCGATTTTGTCACCGGGGAAGACGCGTGAGGAAGCGGCTGCAGCGTTTCCGGAACGGGCACGAGTCGATCGGCGCGGGATCTGGCGTCGAACGCTTCCTCCGCCGGAGTCTGGGTTCGGAAACCTGATGGTCCCGACAGTCTGTCCGCCACGCGAGCCGGATGCGGCGGTGCCGCGACTTCCTGCGGCGGCAGGAAATCGGGAATTCGGATTCGCGCCGCGTCACCGTCAGCGGCGTACAGAGAACCAGCCCCCAGGCACGTTGCCAGAACACTGCCCAACAGCAGTTTTCGGATACGCGCGGAAACGCGATCCGAAAACAGGTCAGCTATGGTCGCCGGGGTAATGCTCCACCGAGTAATTCGGTGCTTCCTGCGTGATGGCAATGTCATGAGGATGGTTCTCCCTAACCGAAGCCGCCGAAACTTCGATAAAGCGGGCTTTGGCTCTGAGTTCTTCCGTGGTATTGACGCCCACGTATCCCATGCCGGATCGCAGGCCTCCCGTCAACTGATACAACAAAGGCTGCAGAGCGCCCTTGTAGGCAACTCGGCCTTCCACGCCTTCCGGAACCAGCTTTGACTGGTCGCCGGAATCCGTCCTGCCCTGCCGATATCGTTCGCTGCTGCCCTTCACCATGGCTCCCAGCGATCCCATGCCGCGGTATCGCTTGAAGCTGCGTCCCTGGAAAAGAATCATTTCCCCGGGACTTTCATCGACTCCCGCCAGCAGACCGCCAACCATGACAGTTGACGCTCCGGCGGCCAGTGCCTTTGTCATGTCTCCGCTGAATCGAATTCCGCCGTCGGCGATGATTGGAATTCCCGTGCCGTCCAGCCCTTTTGCCGCACCGGCGATGGCTGTCAGTTGGGGAACTCCGATTCCGGAAATGATCCGCGTTGTACAGATCGAACCCGGTCCAATGCCGACCTTGACTGCGTCGACTCCGGCATCCGCCAAAGCCTTCGCACCCTCCGCCGTCGCGACGTTGCCCGCGATCACGTCGATGTCAAAACTCTGTTTGATGGCCCGAACGGATTCGATGACGTTGCGCGAATGGCCGTGGGCACTGTCCACGACAAGCACATCGACACCCTTTTCGACCAAATGAGCGGCTCGATCCTGATCGTAGACACCGACCGCAGCGCCGACGCGCAATCGACCGCGGTTGTCCTTTGACGCCCGCGGAAACTGCAGGTTCTTGTCGATATCCCTGATCGTAATCAGGCCTCTCAGTTGATATTGATCGTCTACCAGCAAAAGTTTCTCGACCCTGTTTTCCAGCAGGATGCGTTCTGCCGCTTCCAGACTCGTCGTCTCCGGCGCAGTCACCAAATTGTCCTTAGTCATCACTTCCGCGACAGGCCGGTCCTTGGACTCCAGAAAGCGCAGATCTCGCCGAGTCAGGATGCCCACCAGCCTGCCGTCGACGGTTATCGGAACGCCGCCGATGTTGCGTTCATCCATGATCCGGGCCGCTTCGCCGACGCTGGTGTCCGGCGGCAGAGTCACCGGGTCCACAATCACACCGTGCTCACTGCGTTTCACACGGTCGACCTCCATCGCCTGCTGTTCGATCGACATGTTCTTGTGAATGATGCCGATCCCGCCCAGCTGCGCCATTGCGATCGCCATCTCGCTTTCCGTGACTGTATCCATCGGACTGCTGACGATCGGGACGTTCAGCGGGATGTTTCTGGTCAGCCGCGAACTGATGTCCACTTCCGAAGGCATGACGTCGCTGTAGCCGGGTTCCAGCAAAACGTCGTCAAAGGTCAGCCCCCTGTAGGCGATGCGGTCGTGCATGGTCGGATCCTTTCCAGTTCAGTTGCCTGTCGTTTCACTCGTTGTCGAAGACCTGGCCGTCCACGAGGGAAGTAACAATTCACGAATCCGGAGCAGCCACTTCCGATTGCCGTCAGGCCACACCCGGTTCGCGACTGTCCGCAGTCCCGATTCAATCTTCCAAATTCCAACACGCCGCCTATCGGTCCGGCTTTCAACCGCGGTTCCGAAAACCTACGTCTCTGCTTTCACCGCTTCGG is a window encoding:
- a CDS encoding M28 family peptidase, which codes for MRRQSVSMFRFLAAYCCLVLPLESRAQYPGAEMPPPEFRQGFDSISEADSEAWLSVLVGTEYSGRGTGQEGYLLAARWYADRLAELGFQPAGTDGSWFQAVPFTRTEIVSDSSAISAGDTKIVDGTELGLAGYFGTFVSQLPVVFARVKQQRPDVAEGEFTDKLLVIQSEGRIRPGDEFLVKTNPACVLIVSRSDRIRSQAVSQPDDSAPQRATAMISTDVANRLASHCGASDRLFTDDDPGSNLVVTSSVRIDCSLSIERESVDVPNVVGWYPGSDESVRNEHVCIGAHLDHLGEQQGSVYPGADDNGSGSTALLQLAKAIHVNPQKPKRSVLLLAFCAEERGLLGSRYYADHPLRPLSDMICMLNIDMVGRNEESDTEAAADNTNTIHLVGSKRLSDDLHDLTLQANRCVNFVFEYDEEDVYTRSDHASFAKQGVPVTFLFGGFNPHYHKPTDTLDGINFCKIANCARLDYLTLMMAAEHGHFARKESDDKAGDSASE
- a CDS encoding carbon-nitrogen hydrolase family protein encodes the protein MQISLIQTDVAFADKPANLETLKKHVVSETAGGSKLVAFPECFTTGYCFDSLDEAMQLAEPIEGETTRFITELCHESKSFVIVGMLERDGDDLFNAAVLVGPSGVVGSYRKVHLPYLGVDRFTTYGNRPFEVFEAGGVNIGMLICYDGGFPEASRVLALKGADLIVLPTNWPPGAETMSCFSTNSRAMENAVYFAAVNRVGTERGFSFIGCSRICDPTGATMQGSCDDAECVIRGTIDTTAARQKRIVRVPGRHVIDRMADRRPEMYAEICEPHSLPRPGRDEPV
- the guaB gene encoding IMP dehydrogenase codes for the protein MHDRIAYRGLTFDDVLLEPGYSDVMPSEVDISSRLTRNIPLNVPIVSSPMDTVTESEMAIAMAQLGGIGIIHKNMSIEQQAMEVDRVKRSEHGVIVDPVTLPPDTSVGEAARIMDERNIGGVPITVDGRLVGILTRRDLRFLESKDRPVAEVMTKDNLVTAPETTSLEAAERILLENRVEKLLLVDDQYQLRGLITIRDIDKNLQFPRASKDNRGRLRVGAAVGVYDQDRAAHLVEKGVDVLVVDSAHGHSRNVIESVRAIKQSFDIDVIAGNVATAEGAKALADAGVDAVKVGIGPGSICTTRIISGIGVPQLTAIAGAAKGLDGTGIPIIADGGIRFSGDMTKALAAGASTVMVGGLLAGVDESPGEMILFQGRSFKRYRGMGSLGAMVKGSSERYRQGRTDSGDQSKLVPEGVEGRVAYKGALQPLLYQLTGGLRSGMGYVGVNTTEELRAKARFIEVSAASVRENHPHDIAITQEAPNYSVEHYPGDHS